From a region of the Rhipicephalus microplus isolate Deutch F79 chromosome X, USDA_Rmic, whole genome shotgun sequence genome:
- the LOC119175605 gene encoding uncharacterized protein LOC119175605, whose translation MEGSTISVIRDPQPAAGDRTSSLPPIVHCVAFCVAFGLVFAVSGAILLSSGLPYRRLQLRIISACMLTLGVVLLAVAVVLIFSWRHRHQSGSVYLGCEDAAAAPPPAYEDVVLPPPSYESVMMLDHLGKNAEGAGSSDGPHHPQGFGARHH comes from the coding sequence ATGGAGGGTTCAACTATCAGCGTCATCAGAGATCCGCAGCCCGCGGCCGGTGACAGGACGTCATCGTTACCACCAATCGTGCACTGCGTGGCGTTTTGCGTCGCCTTCGGGCTCGTGTTCGCCGTGAGCGGCGCCATTCTCCTGTCCAGTGGGCTGCCATACCGGCGGCTCCAGCTTCGAATCATCTCGGCGTGCATGCTCACCTTAGGTGTCGTGCTGCTTGCAGTCGCCGTTGTGCTTATTTTCTCATGGCGCCATCGCCACCAGTCCGGATCCGTCTACCTGGGGTGCGAGGATGCTGCCGCTGCCCCACCGCCAGCCTACGAGGACGTGGTGCTGCCACCACCGTCCTACGAGAGCGTGATGATGCTCGATCATCTCGGGAAGAATGCTGAAGGGGCTGGCTCATCAGATGGCCCACACCACCCGCAGGGATTCGGCGCCAGGCACCACTGA